GCCTGCCGCCATCACCTGCCGGTCCTGCTGAAAGGGCCGACGGGCTGCGGCAAGACCCGTTTCGTCGAGTACATGGCGTGGCGCATGGGCTTGCCGCTGATCCAGGTCGCGTGCAACGACGACACGTCGGCCGCCGACCTGACCGGCCGGCACCTGCTCGACGCCGACGGCACCTACTGGGCCGACGGGCCGCTCACGCTCGCGGCGCGGCATGGCGCGATCTGCTATCTCGACGAGATCGTCGAGGCGCGCCCCGATGCGACGGTCGTGATCCATCCGCTGACCGACTCGCGGCGCGTGCTGCCGCTCGACCGGCTCGGCGAGGTCGTGCATGCGCATCCGGATTTCCATCTGGTGATCTCGTACAACCCCGGCTATCACGGCGAGCACCGGCGGTTGAAGCCGTCGACGCGGCAGCGTTTCGTCGCGATCGACTTCGGCTATCCGGATGCCGCGCATGAAGCCGACGTCGTCGTGCGCGAAAGCGGCACCGACCGCGAAACCGCACGCCGGCTCGTCGATCTCGCCCACCGCACGCGCGCGCTGGCGCAGGCCGGCAACGGGCTCGACGAAGGCGCGTCGACGCGCCTGCTCGTGCACGCGGCCCGGCTGATCGTCGCGGGGCTCGCGCCGCTCGATGCATGCCGGATCGCGATCAGCGACGCCGCAACCGACGACGCCGACACGCGCGCCGCGTTGCAGACGATGGCCGCCGCGCACTTCGCCGCATGAACGCGCTGCAACTCGCCCGCTTCCTGCACGGGATGACCGCGCACGAGACCGACGTGCGGCTCGACGATGCGGCGCTGCGCGCGACGCTCGGCCATGCCGCGCTGCGCGTGCCGGGTGCGTTGGCCCCCGATGCACGCGTCGCGGCGGCCGCGCACGCGCTTGCACACTGGCTGCATTCGCCATCCGGCGAACCGGTCGACAAGCTGACACCGATCGGTCTCGCCGTCGCCGGGCTGATCGAGGATGCGCGCGTCGAAGCGCTGCTCGCACGCGCATGGCCGGGACTCGCCACCTTCTGGGCGCCCGCGTTCGTGCCGATCGACCGTGAAGGGCTCACGTTCGGCCGCCTGTGCGCGCGACTGGCGAAAGCGCTGTTCGATCCGTCGTATCGCGACGGCAACCCGTGGGTCGACAAGGGTGTGCAATTGTTCAACGCACATCGCGACACGCTCGACGACTACCGCGCGTTCCGCACGATCGCATCGCGGCTATCGAACGATCTCGGCCAGATGCGCGTGCGTTTCGAGCCTGACGACGGCGCATGGCTGCCCTATCGCGACGACAACGCGTGGCTGTGGGCACAGCCAGCCGCCGTGGCGGCCGAACAGGCTGGCAACGAAGGCGTCGAGATGTCGGCATCGACCGGCGGCCACAGCGACGAACCCGACGACGAACCGCCGCCCGCGCCCGATGCGCCGCGCTATCCCGAGTGGAATTGCCACACGCAGCGCGAACGTCGCGACTGGACAACCATCGTCGAGCGCGCGCCGGCCACGTCGGTTGCACCCCGTTCGCTTGCCGCGCTGATCGAAGCCGACCGGCGCACAGCGAAGCGGGTGCCGTCTCCGCGTGCGGCCGAGCCGATGCGACGCGTCGGCCGCCAGCTCGACGGCGATGCGCTCGACGTCGATGCGGCGATCGCCGCACGGATCGCACGCCGCGCCGGGCATGCCCCCGATCCGCGTGTATTCCGCCGCCGCGTGCCGCACGACGCGCGCGGGCCCGTGCTGATCCTGCTCGACCTGTCGGCATCGACGGCCGCGCAGGTCGCCACGCTCGAGAAGCGCGCGGCGTTCGTGCTCGGCGACCTGTTCGACCGGCAGCGGCGGCGCTGGGCTGTACACGGCTACACGTCGGACGGCCGGCATCGTGTGTACTACGCGCGCTTCAAGGATTTCGGCGAAGCGTTCGACACCGGCCGCCGTGCGGCGCTGCTGGCCGCCGACAGCGGGATGAGCACGCGCACCGGCGCCGCACTGCGGCATGCGCTGGCGTTGCTGCGCCGCGAAGCCGCGAGCGCACGGGCCGCCGTACTGATGATCGGCGACGGCGAAGCCGCCGACATCGACGTGTTCGACCCGCGCTACCTCGTCGAGGATGCGCGCCACGCGGCACGCCAGGGCCGGCAGCGCGGCGTCGCGATCGCCGGTTTGTCGTTCGGCGTGCCGCCCGGGTTGTCTACAATACTTGGCGTCGGCCCGAGCTGCGTCCACGCGGCGAACGGCGACGCATTGCCGGCCGTCGTTGCGCACGCGGCCGGGCGCCTGACCGCGTGACGGCCCCACCCGGAAGAGACAGGAAAGACCGAATGAACAGTGTGAAGGTTGGCGTATTGTTCTCGCAGAGCGGATGCACGTCGCACCTCGGCCAGAGCCAGTTGCGCGGCACGCTGCAGGCAATCGCCGAGATCAACGAAGCGGGCGGCGCGAACGGCTGCGAGATCGTGCCCGTCGTGCGCGACGCCTGCTCGGACCCGGCCGTCTATGCGCGGCTCGCCGAAGAGCTGATCGCCACCGAACGCGTGAACGTGCTGTTCGGCGCGTACATGTCGAGCAGCCGCAAGGCGCTGATTCCGATCGTCGAGAAGTGGGACAAGCTGCTGTTCTACCCGACGCTCTACGAAGGCTTCGAGTTCTCGCCGAACGTGATCTACACGGGCGCGGCGCCCAACCAGAACAGCGTGCAGCTCGCTGCCTTCATGACCGCGCAGTTCGGCGCGCGCGTGTACCTGGTCGGGTCAGACTACATCTACCCGTACGAGTCGAACCGCATCATGATCGACCTCGTCACGCAGCATCCGGAAGGCCAGATCCTCGGCGAGGTGTACATGCCGCTCGTCGCGTCCGAGCACGATTTCGCGGCGGTGGTCGAGGACATCCGCGCGAAGGCGCCCGACTTCGTGTTCAGCACGCTGGTAGGCGACAGCACGGCCGCGTTCTACCGCGCGTATGCGCAAGCCGGCCTCGATGCACGCAAGATGCCGATCGCGAGCCTGACGACCTCCGAGATCGAGCTCGGCCAGATGGGCGCGGCCGCGGCCGGCCACTACACGTCGTCGCCCTATTTCCAGACCATCGATTCGGACGTGAACCGGCGCTGCATCGCGCAGCTCAAGGCGCGCTTCGGCGACGACGCGAGTGCGTCCGCGCCGTGGGAAGCCGCGTATTTCCAGGTTCACCTGTTCGCCAATGCACTCGCGCGTGCCGGCACCGACCAGCGCGACCGGCTCGTCGAACATCTCGCGGATGCGGAATTCGACGCGCCGCAGGGGCGCGTGAAGATCGACCGGCTCACGCAGCATACGTGCCTCTACCCGCGCATCGGCTGCGCGACGGCCGACGGCAATTTCACGATCGTGCGCGAAGCGACGCGGCGCGTGCATCCCGATCCGTACCTCGTCACGCATTCGCTCGGCGACCGCGTGCACGCGCCCGACGAACAGAAGGCGTAACCGACGATGCGCGCCCGCACCCCGATCCGCTCGACGCCGCGCCTGCTCGCTGAACTGCGCTCGCTGCGCGTGATGGTGTACTACCCGGACGACGACAACGGCCTGCTGCTCGTCGAGCAGCTCTCGCGCATCGGCTGCCCGACCGAGCAGCGCTGGCCGCCGCCCGCCGCGTTGCCGGAAAGCGTCGACCTCGTGATTCTCGCGGTCCGGCCCGACCTGCTGCATCTGTCTATTCCGTGGCTGGAAGACGACGCACGGCCGCCGCTCATCGCGGTCACGACCTACGAAAGCCCGACGATCCTCGAACTGATGCTGCGCATCGATGCGCAGAGCGCGGTGACGACGCCGGTGCGCTCGTTCGGCCTGTTGAGCGCGATGGCGCTCGCGTGTCACCAGAGCCGCCGGCATGACGAATACCGGCGCCGCATCGCGCAGCTCGAACAGCGCGTGATGTCCGCGCGCACGCTGCAGGAAGCGAAGACGCTGCTGATGCAGCACAACGCGATCAGCGAGGAAGAGGCCTACCAGCAGATCCGCTCGCAGGCGATGGAACGGCGCATCTCGATCAACCAGCTCGCCGAGCAGATCGTGCACGCGCACGCGCTGCTGAAACGGTAACGCGGGCGCGATTGCTGCGACCGCCGCGACCGCCGCACGTCAGTCCGGCGGCGGCAACACGACCGTGTCCTCCGGCCCGAGCACACGGCCGTCCTGTGAACGCAGTTCGAGCTTCCTGACCGGCAACCCGGCCTTCCGGTCCACGAGCAGCACGTGCGCCTCGTCCGGTTCGAAGAAGAAATCCTCGCCCCACTGCCGCAGCGCGACGAGCAGCGGAAACAGGCCGCGCCCTTTCTCGGTCAGCACGTATTCGTGATGCGCGCCGCCGTCCGCGGCCGGCACGATGTCCATGATCCCGTGCGCGACCAGGTTGCGCAGGCGCGCAGCCAGGATGTTCTTGGCCAGCCCGAGGTTCTTCTGGAATTCACCGAAACGACGTAGCCCGTCGAACGCATCGCGGACGATCAGCAACGACCACCAGTCGCCGATCGCGTCCAGCGGGCGGGCAACGCCGCAGGGGGAATCTTCGTGCGTGGTTCGTCTGTTCATCGAGGCATGGGGCGACTCCGTTCCCGGAATGCGGGCCGAACGGTGGTCGTTTCCGTTGAAATGAATGGTTGCAATATAAAACTCGTCGCACGAAAGATCAATCGCACCGGGCCCGACTGTTCGCTATCAACGAATGGACTGGTCGATTCGGGTCTGATTGGCGCTTCAACTCATACGTCCGACCAATACTTTCCGGCTGCGTTCCTTTCTGGCACGTCTTCGCACACTAGCACGCCAGTCATTCGGCTAGCGGCCCAGCCACAATTTTGGTTGCAACTTGAAACCCAATATCCTACGCTTCAGTTCGGTTCCAACTTGAAACCAACCTATCCGACTAACCGAAGGAGCGTTCGATGATCCGGTCCGATGCTACGTTCGACGGCACCTTTCCATTCGCCCCGCATTTCGACGACGCATCCGGCTTCCGGATGCACTACGTGGACGAAGGTCCGCACGACGGCGAAACCATCCTGTGCCTGCATGGCGAACCCACGTGGGGTTATCTGTTCCGCCATCTGATTGCCGCGCTGAGTCCGACGCACCGCGTCGTTGTCCCCGATCACATGGGATTCGGCAAAAGCGCGACGCCGCAGGACCGCAGCTACTGGCTGCAGGACCATATCGACAACCTGGAGCGCTTCGTGCTCGCGCGCGGTCTCGATCGCATCACACTCGTGCTGCACGACTTCGGCGGCCCGGTCGGCATGGGGCTTGCCGCCCGGCATCCGGATCGCATCCGGCGGATCGTGTCCGCGAACGGGCCGACGCCATTCGGCCAGCCCGATCTGGCCGACCGCCTGAACGCGAACGGTCGCGATGCGCCGTGGTTCCAGTGGATCATGCGCGCGGCGGCGGACGATACGCTGGAGACGGTGCTCGGTCAGCTCGGCTTCAACATCCTGAGCACGCTGAAGCTGAACGGGTTCGAAAATCACGCGATCATCAACGACACGTGGATCGCCGCATACGGTGCGCCGTTCGCGCAACCGAAGGACTGCGTCGGCGCGATCGGATGGGCCCGCGGGTTTGCCGCCGGCGCGCACCGGTTCGAGGAGCCCGATGCGGCGGCGCTGCGCGCGATACGCGAAAAACCCGCGCTCGCGATCTGGGGAGACGCCGATCGAACGCTCGGCGCCGAACACTTCCTGCCGCTCTTCACGGCACTGTTTCCGTCCGCGCCCGTCGAGCGGCTGGCGGGCGTCGGGCACTATTGCTTCGAAGATGCGCCCGACGCCATCGCGGCACGTATTGCCGAATTCATCCGGACCACCGGCTGAGTGCGCGCCGCGGCCGGCGGCACGAGATCCGGCTGCGGAACACGGCGTGCGCGGCCGCCATCGCAACTGCGCACGCCCCCTTCACGTCAGTGAATGATCCGCGTCACGCCACGCCCGCGCGGGTCGGCCATCGCCTCCGGCGTCTTGCCGTCGATCTTGATCACCTGGATGTCGCCGCTGAAATCCTGCCCCTTCAGCGTGTAGCCGCGCGCCTCGATCTGCTTCGCGAGTTCGCCTTCGATCGGGTGGTACGGCTCCCAGAAGATCGTGTTCGGCGGCAGCAGCTGGTGATGGAAGCGCATCGCGCCAACCGCCTCCTTCAACGGCATCTTGAAGTCGTAGATGTTGTTGATCACCTGGAAGATCGACGTGAAGATGCGCGAGCCGCCCGGCGTGCCGATCACGAGGGACACCTTGCCGTCCCTGGTCATGATCGTCGGCGACATCGACGACAGCGGGCGCTTCTTCGGTTCGATCGCGTTCGCGTCGCTGCCGACCACGCCGAACATGTTCGCGACGCCCGGCTTCGCAGAGAAGTCGTCCATCTCGTCGTTCAGCACGATGCCCGTGCCGTCCGCGATCACGCCCGAGCCGAAATAGCCGTTGATCGTGTACGTGTTCGACACTGCGTTGCCCCACTTGTCGACCACCGAGAAGTGCGTCGTTTCAGCCTTCTCCGGCATCGTCGTGCCGAGGCCCGGCTGCACGCTCTTCGTATCCGACGGCTCCTTCGGGTTGACTTCGCCTGCCCGCTTCGCGATGTAGGCGTCGTCGGTCAGCTGCGCGATCGGCACCTTGTAGAAATCGGGATCGCCGAGATACTGCGCACGATCGGCGAACACGCGCTTCTCGATTTCCGCGACGAGGTGGATGTACTGCGGCGAGTTGAGCTTCACGCCCTCGAAGTCCTGCTTGAGGTCGGCCTTCATCTTCAGCAACTGCACGAGGCCGATGCCGCCCGAGCTCGGAGGCGGCGCGGTGATCACGTCATAGCCGTTCCACTTCGCCTGCACCGGCTGGCGCCACACCGCGCGGTACTGCGCGAGATCCTCGGTGGTGATCAGCCCGTTGCCGTCGCCGGTCTTCATCGACGCGGCGATCAGCTCGGCCGTCTTGCCCTTGTAGAACCCTTCCGCGCCGTCGTTCGCGATGCGCGTGAGCACGTCGGCGAGATCCGGCTGCTTGAAGTTCACGCCGGCCTTCAGCCCGGAGAAATACTTGTCGAAGTTGGTCTTGCCGCCGAACTCCTTCGATGCGTCGACGCCGCGCTGCGCGAGCTGTTCGTCGACGACGAAGCCATCGCGCGCGTAGTGGATCGCCGGCGCGAGCACCTGCTTCCACTTCAGCTTGCCGAAACGCTTCTGCGCTTCCCACATGCCCGCGACCGTGCCCGGCACGCCGACCGCGCGCGGGCCGTACAGGCTCATGCCCTTGACGACGTTGCCGTCCTTGTCGAGATACATGTCCTTCGTCGCGGCGAGCGGCGCGCGCTCGCGGTAGTCGATGAAGTACGGCTTGCCGTCCTTGTAGATCGTCATGAAGCCGCCACCGCCGATGTTGCCGGCTTCCGGATACGTGACGGCGAGCGTGAATGCGATCGCGACGGCCGCGTCGATCGCGTTGCCGCCTTCCTTGAAGATCCGCTCCGCGGCATCTGCGCTGTACTTGTCGGCCACCGCGACTGCCGAGCTCGTCAGGACTGCGGGCTGCGGCCCCTTCGCATAGACAGGCGCGTTCGGCAGGAAGCCGATGCCGGCCACTGTCGCGAGCACGACAGCGGATGATTTGAAGCGATTCAGCGTAGTCATTGCATGTCCCCCATGTGGATCTCCTTCAGGCAGGAAAAGCACCTGTTCCGCTCATGGTCGCCGGCACGCCGACGGCCATCTCCGGTTTCGTAGTATAGGGGGACAAAAAGGGTCGAACACGGGGCGTGCAGCGAAAGCGTATTCATCATGTGCGCGGTCAAGCTGCTCCCGAACATGTCTGCGGATCGGTCGAAATTGCACGCGGGATACGTCATCACGCAGCGCACAAAAAACCGAAAGTTGCGAACTGCACGGAAGGCCACGCGATACGTGCAAAAAAATCTGCAAACGTCCCTCCCGCGGCACGGGCCGATCTGCGAAGATAGCGCCCCGCTTTCGCGCTGCATCATTTTTCGGGCACGCACCGCTTCACGTTTTTTTCGTCTCGCTTCCTATGGCATCACACAACGCGCATCATGCGTCCGGCATCGCGGCCGGTGTCGCCGCCGCCGTCCTCGTCGCACAAACCGGTGCAACAGGCCCGTGGCACTCAGGCATGCTCGCCGCATTCGTGGCCGGCGTCGCGGGCGGCACCGCGCCCGACTGGCTCGAAGTCGCATGGTGGAGCCGCAAGCGCCGCCTGTGGATCACGCATCGCACCGTCACGCACTGGGGCATCGGCTGGATCGCGCTGTTTGCGCTCGGGTGGCACGGGCTCATTCATCATCCGCATCCGCTGTGGGCCGCGCCGCTGTTCGGCTTCGCATGCGGCGGCCTGATGCACCTGCTCGCCGACTGGCCGAACCCGCTCGGCGTGCCGTGGATCTGGCGGCGTCACTCGCTGAACCTGTGGAAGAGCGGGCATTGCGACCTGATCGTCGTGGCCGCCGCATGGGGCGGCACACTGTGGCTCGCGCAGTCGCTGTGCTCGCGTGCGCCGCTGCTCGAGCACTGGCTCGGCTGGCTGAATCGCGTTTAGTTGCAATTCGACGCCATTCGACACGCGATCGGCATGCCGACACGCATGCAACTTTCCGTTCGTTGAAAGTGCGGTGATGGCCCCCATCTGAATTCGAATCGTCGCCACACGTGCCCGGCACGCACGCGCGACGTCTGGCACACTGACGATTCGATTCGTGCGCGCGCCCTCCGCGCGCTTGCACCCCATTTCAACGCTCCGATGGACGTCACCGCTACCCGCCCTGCCGCCAGTGCGCTCGACGTGTTCCACCCGGCCGTCGCCGCGTGGTTCCGACGCACGTTCGCCGCGCCCACCGGCGCGCAGGCGCTCGCGTGGCCGCACATCAAGGCGGGCCGCTCGACGCTGGTCGCCGCGCCGACCGGCTCCGGCAAGACGCTTACCGCGTTCCTGTGCGCGCTCGACGATCTGGTGCGCGATGCGCTGGCGCACGACGGCACGCTGCCCGACGCGACGCTCGTCGTGTACGTGTCCCCGCTGAAAGCGCTGTCGAACGACATCCACGTGAACCTCGACGCGCCGCTGGCCGGCATCGCCGAATCGCTCGCGCAACTCGGCCTGCCGGTGCCGGCGATCCGCACCGCCGTGCGCACCGGCGACACGACGCAGGCCGAGCGCGCCGCGCTGCGCAAGCGCGCACCGCACATCCTCGTCACGACGCCCGAGTCGCTGTACGTGCTGCTGTCGTCCACGTCGGGGCGGCAGATGCTGTCGAACGTGCACTCGGTCATCGTCGACGAAATCCACGCGCTCGCATCATCGAAGCGCGGCAGCCATCTCGCGCTGTCGCTCGAGCGTCTCGACGCACTGGCCGGCCGTGCGCTGCCGCGTATCGGGCTGTCGGCCACGCAAAAGCCGATCGACGCGGTCGCACGCTTCCTGGTCGGCGGCCCGGCCGACGCGCCGCGCGACTGCACGATCGTCGACACCGGCCACACGCGCGAGCGCGACCTCGCGCTCGAACTGCCGAACGTGCCGCTCGAGCCCGTGATGGCCACCGACGTGTGGGAACAGGTGTACGACCGCATCGCCGGCCTCGCGGCCGCGCATCGCACGACGCTGGTGTTCGTCAACACGCGGCGTACTGCAGAGCGCATGGCGCGCCACCTCGCCGACCGGCTCGGCAAGGAAGCGATCGCCGCGCATCACGGCAGTCTTGCGAAGGAACACCGCTTCGATGCCGAACAGCGCCTGAAGCGCGGCGAATTGAAGCTGCTCGTCGCCACCGCATCACTTGAACTCGGCATCGATATCGGCGACGTCGATCTCGTCTGCCAGGTCGGCTCGCCGCGCGGGATCGCTCCGTTCCTGCAGCGCGTCGGCCGTTCGGGGCACCATGTCGGCGGTGTGCCGAAAGGCCGGCTGTTCCCGCTGTCGCGCGACGAACTCGTCGAGTGCGCAGCGCTGCTCGATTGCGTGCAACGCGGCGAGCTCGACGCGCTGCGCATTCCCGAAGCGCCGCTCGACGTGCTCGCGCAGCAAATCGTCGCCGAAGTGGCGTGCACGGAATGGCAGGAAGACGCGCTGTATGCGAGCTTTACGCGCGCAGCGCCGTACGCACGGCTGACGCGCGAGCGCTTCGACGAAGTGATGAAGATGCTCGCCGAAGGCTTCACGAGCCGGCGTGGCGTGCGCGGTGCATACCTGCATCGCGACGTGGTTGGCGGCACCGTGCGCGGGCGCCGCAACGCGATGATGACCGCCACCACGTCGGGCGGCACGATCCCCGACATGGCCGATTACGCGGTGCTGCTCGAACCGCAGGGCATTCAGGTCGGTACCGTCAACGAGGATTTCGCGATCGAGAGCCTGGCCGGCGACGTGTTCCAGCTGGGCAACCAGTCGTACCGGATCATTCGCGTGGAAACGGGCCGTGTGCGTGTCGAGGACGCGCAGGGCCAGTCGCCGAACATCCCGTTCTGGCTCGGCGAGGCGCCGGGGCGCAGCGACGAGCTGTCGGCGGCGGTCGGCCGGCTGCGCGCACGGCTGGACGGACTGTTCGCCGACGGCGACCGGCAGGCACAGGGCAAGGACCGTGAACGCATCGGCGACGGGACCGGGACCGGGACCGGGACTGGGACTGGCGGAAAGCCCTCGCCCCGGACCGACGCCAAAGCCCGTGCCAATGCGAAGTCAAAGGCCGGGATCAACGTCGATACCGACGCGTCGATCGACTTGCGGCACGACACCGTTGCCGCCGGCACCGCCGAAGGCCGCCTCGCGCCGGCGTTGCGCTGGCTCGTCGACGATCTGCACCTGTCACCGGACGCCGCGCACCAGATCGCCGATTACCTCGCCCGCACCCGCGCGGCGCTCGGCGCGCTGCCGACGCAGGACACGCTCGTGATGGAGCGCTTCTTCGACGAATCGGGCGGCACGCAGCTCGTGATCCATTCGCCGTTCGGCAGCCGCATCAACCGTGCCTGGGGGCTCGCGCTGCGCAAGCGCTTCTGCCGCAGTTTCAACTTCGAGCTGCAGGCCGCCGCGACCGACGACGCGATCATCCTGTCGCTGTCGCTCGCGCACAGCTTCGCGCTCGACGAAGTGTGGCGCTACCTGCGTTCGGCCAGCGCCGAGCACGTGCTGGTGCAGGCCCTGCTCGACGCGCCCATGTTCGGCGTGCGTTGGCGCTGGAACGCGACGACCGCGCTCGCGCTGCCGCGCTTCACCGGCGGCAAGCGCACCGCGCCGCAACTGCAGCGGATGAAGAGCGAGGATCTGCTCGCAACCGTGTTCCCCGATCAGGTCGCTTGCCTCGAAAACATCGTCGGCGAGCGCGAGATTCCGCATCACCCGCTCGTCGACCAGACGCTCGACGACTGCCTGCACGACGCGATGGATACCGACGGCTGGCTTGCGCTGCTGCGCCGGATCGAAAGCGGCGCGATCGAACTCGTCGCGCGCGACCTGCCCGCGCCGTCGCCGCTCGCGGCCGAGATCCTGAACGCGAAACCGTACGCGTTCCTCGACGATGCACCGCTCGAGGAACGCCGCACGCAGGCCGTGCAGTCGCGCCGCTGGAGCGATCCCGAATCGGCCGACGATCTCGGCGCGCTCGACGCCGATGCGATCGATGCCGTGCGCGACGAAGCCTGGCCGCTCGTGCGCGACGCCGACGAAATGCACGACGCGCTGCTCACGCTCG
This window of the Burkholderia lata genome carries:
- a CDS encoding transporter substrate-binding domain-containing protein — its product is MNSVKVGVLFSQSGCTSHLGQSQLRGTLQAIAEINEAGGANGCEIVPVVRDACSDPAVYARLAEELIATERVNVLFGAYMSSSRKALIPIVEKWDKLLFYPTLYEGFEFSPNVIYTGAAPNQNSVQLAAFMTAQFGARVYLVGSDYIYPYESNRIMIDLVTQHPEGQILGEVYMPLVASEHDFAAVVEDIRAKAPDFVFSTLVGDSTAAFYRAYAQAGLDARKMPIASLTTSEIELGQMGAAAAGHYTSSPYFQTIDSDVNRRCIAQLKARFGDDASASAPWEAAYFQVHLFANALARAGTDQRDRLVEHLADAEFDAPQGRVKIDRLTQHTCLYPRIGCATADGNFTIVREATRRVHPDPYLVTHSLGDRVHAPDEQKA
- a CDS encoding winged helix-turn-helix transcriptional regulator, which gives rise to MNRRTTHEDSPCGVARPLDAIGDWWSLLIVRDAFDGLRRFGEFQKNLGLAKNILAARLRNLVAHGIMDIVPAADGGAHHEYVLTEKGRGLFPLLVALRQWGEDFFFEPDEAHVLLVDRKAGLPVRKLELRSQDGRVLGPEDTVVLPPPD
- a CDS encoding CbbQ/NirQ/NorQ/GpvN family protein, whose product is MSARDTPLATDPLAGHRIADAPFYQPAGAEADWFETACRHHLPVLLKGPTGCGKTRFVEYMAWRMGLPLIQVACNDDTSAADLTGRHLLDADGTYWADGPLTLAARHGAICYLDEIVEARPDATVVIHPLTDSRRVLPLDRLGEVVHAHPDFHLVISYNPGYHGEHRRLKPSTRQRFVAIDFGYPDAAHEADVVVRESGTDRETARRLVDLAHRTRALAQAGNGLDEGASTRLLVHAARLIVAGLAPLDACRIAISDAATDDADTRAALQTMAAAHFAA
- the ggt gene encoding gamma-glutamyltransferase, translated to MTTLNRFKSSAVVLATVAGIGFLPNAPVYAKGPQPAVLTSSAVAVADKYSADAAERIFKEGGNAIDAAVAIAFTLAVTYPEAGNIGGGGFMTIYKDGKPYFIDYRERAPLAATKDMYLDKDGNVVKGMSLYGPRAVGVPGTVAGMWEAQKRFGKLKWKQVLAPAIHYARDGFVVDEQLAQRGVDASKEFGGKTNFDKYFSGLKAGVNFKQPDLADVLTRIANDGAEGFYKGKTAELIAASMKTGDGNGLITTEDLAQYRAVWRQPVQAKWNGYDVITAPPPSSGGIGLVQLLKMKADLKQDFEGVKLNSPQYIHLVAEIEKRVFADRAQYLGDPDFYKVPIAQLTDDAYIAKRAGEVNPKEPSDTKSVQPGLGTTMPEKAETTHFSVVDKWGNAVSNTYTINGYFGSGVIADGTGIVLNDEMDDFSAKPGVANMFGVVGSDANAIEPKKRPLSSMSPTIMTRDGKVSLVIGTPGGSRIFTSIFQVINNIYDFKMPLKEAVGAMRFHHQLLPPNTIFWEPYHPIEGELAKQIEARGYTLKGQDFSGDIQVIKIDGKTPEAMADPRGRGVTRIIH
- a CDS encoding nitric oxide reductase activation protein; its protein translation is MNALQLARFLHGMTAHETDVRLDDAALRATLGHAALRVPGALAPDARVAAAAHALAHWLHSPSGEPVDKLTPIGLAVAGLIEDARVEALLARAWPGLATFWAPAFVPIDREGLTFGRLCARLAKALFDPSYRDGNPWVDKGVQLFNAHRDTLDDYRAFRTIASRLSNDLGQMRVRFEPDDGAWLPYRDDNAWLWAQPAAVAAEQAGNEGVEMSASTGGHSDEPDDEPPPAPDAPRYPEWNCHTQRERRDWTTIVERAPATSVAPRSLAALIEADRRTAKRVPSPRAAEPMRRVGRQLDGDALDVDAAIAARIARRAGHAPDPRVFRRRVPHDARGPVLILLDLSASTAAQVATLEKRAAFVLGDLFDRQRRRWAVHGYTSDGRHRVYYARFKDFGEAFDTGRRAALLAADSGMSTRTGAALRHALALLRREAASARAAVLMIGDGEAADIDVFDPRYLVEDARHAARQGRQRGVAIAGLSFGVPPGLSTILGVGPSCVHAANGDALPAVVAHAAGRLTA
- a CDS encoding alpha/beta fold hydrolase, which codes for MIRSDATFDGTFPFAPHFDDASGFRMHYVDEGPHDGETILCLHGEPTWGYLFRHLIAALSPTHRVVVPDHMGFGKSATPQDRSYWLQDHIDNLERFVLARGLDRITLVLHDFGGPVGMGLAARHPDRIRRIVSANGPTPFGQPDLADRLNANGRDAPWFQWIMRAAADDTLETVLGQLGFNILSTLKLNGFENHAIINDTWIAAYGAPFAQPKDCVGAIGWARGFAAGAHRFEEPDAAALRAIREKPALAIWGDADRTLGAEHFLPLFTALFPSAPVERLAGVGHYCFEDAPDAIAARIAEFIRTTG
- a CDS encoding metal-dependent hydrolase yields the protein MASHNAHHASGIAAGVAAAVLVAQTGATGPWHSGMLAAFVAGVAGGTAPDWLEVAWWSRKRRLWITHRTVTHWGIGWIALFALGWHGLIHHPHPLWAAPLFGFACGGLMHLLADWPNPLGVPWIWRRHSLNLWKSGHCDLIVVAAAWGGTLWLAQSLCSRAPLLEHWLGWLNRV
- a CDS encoding ANTAR domain-containing response regulator, whose protein sequence is MRARTPIRSTPRLLAELRSLRVMVYYPDDDNGLLLVEQLSRIGCPTEQRWPPPAALPESVDLVILAVRPDLLHLSIPWLEDDARPPLIAVTTYESPTILELMLRIDAQSAVTTPVRSFGLLSAMALACHQSRRHDEYRRRIAQLEQRVMSARTLQEAKTLLMQHNAISEEEAYQQIRSQAMERRISINQLAEQIVHAHALLKR